In the genome of Haemophilus pittmaniae, one region contains:
- the mreC gene encoding rod shape-determining protein MreC — MKPIFGKAPPLGIRLILAVIASITLILLDGKTDSMSRARSVMETAVGGLYYLANSPRTVLDGVSDNLVDTNKLQIENKVLREQLREKNADLLLLDQLKVENQRLRLLLNSPLRTDEYKKIAEVLTAETDVYRQQVVINQGERDGAYVGQPVIDEKGVIGQIISVGENTSRVLLLTDVTHSIPVQVLRNDVRVIASGTGHADELTLENVPRSADIEKGDLLVTSGLGGRFVEGYPVAVVQSISRDGGNYFATIKAKPLASLDRLRYLLLLWPSNMDMAKVKSMTPEEVRQLVEQRLNSQANNEQSKRQAINKPKVLDEQQAEPNHKETIEPEIPPVMPQSEEPVSPEQQEHRDED, encoded by the coding sequence ATGAAACCCATTTTCGGCAAAGCGCCGCCACTCGGCATTCGCTTGATTCTTGCCGTGATTGCATCAATCACGCTCATTTTATTGGATGGCAAGACCGATTCCATGTCCCGTGCCCGTAGTGTGATGGAAACTGCCGTGGGCGGCCTTTATTATTTGGCTAACAGCCCACGCACCGTACTTGACGGCGTTTCCGACAACTTGGTGGATACCAATAAATTACAAATCGAAAACAAAGTGTTACGCGAACAATTGCGGGAAAAGAACGCCGATTTGTTGCTCTTAGATCAGCTGAAAGTAGAAAATCAACGGTTGCGCTTATTGCTCAATTCGCCACTGCGTACCGATGAATATAAAAAAATCGCTGAAGTCCTCACCGCTGAAACTGATGTCTACCGTCAACAGGTGGTCATTAATCAGGGAGAGAGGGACGGTGCTTATGTCGGCCAACCGGTGATTGATGAAAAAGGCGTGATCGGACAGATTATTTCCGTGGGCGAAAATACCAGTCGGGTGCTATTACTCACCGATGTTACCCATTCCATTCCGGTACAAGTGTTACGTAATGATGTGCGAGTGATCGCAAGCGGTACCGGACATGCCGATGAATTAACGCTAGAAAATGTACCGCGTTCGGCGGATATTGAAAAAGGCGATTTATTAGTCACCTCCGGTTTAGGCGGACGTTTTGTGGAAGGCTATCCGGTAGCCGTAGTACAAAGCATCTCAAGGGATGGTGGCAATTATTTCGCGACCATCAAGGCCAAACCTTTGGCTTCCTTAGATCGCTTGCGCTATCTATTGCTATTATGGCCGTCCAATATGGATATGGCGAAGGTCAAATCCATGACCCCAGAAGAGGTTCGTCAGTTAGTCGAACAACGCTTAAATAGTCAGGCCAACAACGAACAATCCAAACGCCAAGCTATTAATAAGCCAAAGGTCTTGGACGAACAACAAGCCGAGCCAAATCACAAGGAAACCATCGAACCGGAAATTCCGCCGGTCATGCCGCAATCGGAAGAGCCGGTTTCCCCGGAACAACAAGAACATCGGGATGAAGACTAA
- the rlmH gene encoding 23S rRNA (pseudouridine(1915)-N(3))-methyltransferase RlmH → MKITLIAVGCKMPAWVTEGFVEYQRRFPKDMPFELIEIAAGKRGKNADIKRILDTEGKAMLAAAGKAKIVTLDIPGKPWTTPQLAQQLEGWKNDGRDIALLIGGPEGLSPECKAAAEQSWSLSPLTLPHPLVRVVVAESLYRAWSLSTNHPYHRE, encoded by the coding sequence GTGAAGATCACTTTAATTGCTGTGGGTTGTAAAATGCCGGCCTGGGTGACGGAAGGTTTTGTCGAATATCAACGCCGCTTCCCTAAGGATATGCCCTTTGAACTTATTGAGATTGCAGCCGGTAAACGCGGTAAGAATGCCGATATCAAACGGATTCTGGATACGGAAGGTAAAGCGATGTTAGCCGCCGCCGGCAAAGCTAAAATCGTGACCTTAGATATCCCCGGGAAACCCTGGACAACCCCACAATTGGCGCAGCAACTGGAAGGCTGGAAAAATGACGGCCGTGATATTGCATTACTGATCGGGGGGCCGGAAGGATTATCGCCGGAATGCAAGGCTGCCGCCGAACAAAGTTGGTCTTTATCGCCGCTTACGTTGCCGCATCCACTGGTGCGGGTTGTTGTTGCGGAAAGTTTGTATCGCGCGTGGTCGCTTTCTACCAATCATCCTTATCACCGAGAATAA
- a CDS encoding rod shape-determining protein → MLFKKIRGLFSNDLSIDLGTANTLIYVKGQGIVLDEPSVVAIRQDRMGSLKSIAAVGREAKQMLGRTPKSIVAIRPMKDGVIADFFVTEKMLQYFIKQVHSGNFMRPSPRVLVCVPAGATQVERRAIKESAIGAGAREVYLIEEPMAAAIGAKLPVSTAVGSMVIDIGGGTTEVAVISLNGIVYSSSVRIGGDRFDEAIISYVRRTFGSVIGEPTAERIKQEIGTAFIQEGDEIREMEVHGHNLAEGAPRSFKLTSRDVLEAIQQPLNGIVAAVRTALEECQPEHAADIFERGMVLTGGGALLRNIDMLLARESGVPAIIAEDPLTCVARGGGEALEMIDMHGGDIFSDEI, encoded by the coding sequence ATGTTATTTAAAAAAATTCGCGGACTCTTTTCCAATGATCTTTCCATCGACCTTGGTACAGCCAACACCTTAATTTATGTAAAAGGCCAAGGCATCGTATTAGACGAACCTTCTGTAGTGGCCATTCGTCAGGATCGTATGGGATCACTCAAAAGCATCGCTGCAGTTGGTCGTGAAGCAAAACAAATGCTTGGCCGTACACCAAAAAGCATCGTTGCTATCCGTCCAATGAAGGACGGTGTGATCGCCGACTTCTTTGTAACCGAAAAAATGTTGCAATACTTCATCAAACAGGTACATAGTGGCAACTTCATGCGCCCAAGCCCACGCGTATTGGTATGCGTACCGGCGGGTGCGACCCAAGTAGAACGTCGCGCCATTAAAGAATCCGCTATCGGTGCCGGCGCCCGTGAAGTGTATTTAATCGAAGAACCAATGGCTGCGGCTATTGGCGCAAAATTACCGGTTTCTACGGCTGTCGGTTCCATGGTGATTGATATCGGTGGTGGTACGACTGAAGTCGCAGTGATCTCCTTAAATGGTATTGTTTACTCTTCTTCCGTACGCATTGGTGGTGACCGTTTTGATGAAGCGATTATTTCCTATGTACGCCGTACTTTTGGCTCAGTAATTGGTGAACCTACCGCTGAACGAATTAAACAGGAAATCGGTACTGCCTTTATCCAAGAAGGGGATGAAATCCGCGAAATGGAAGTGCATGGTCACAATTTAGCCGAAGGTGCCCCACGCTCCTTTAAACTAACTTCCCGCGATGTTTTAGAAGCGATTCAACAACCGTTGAACGGTATTGTTGCGGCAGTACGTACCGCCTTAGAAGAATGTCAACCGGAACACGCCGCGGACATTTTCGAACGCGGTATGGTATTAACCGGTGGTGGTGCATTGTTACGCAATATCGATATGCTATTAGCCCGTGAATCCGGTGTTCCTGCGATCATTGCCGAAGATCCTCTGACCTGTGTAGCGCGCGGTGGTGGTGAAGCCTTGGAAATGATCGATATGCACGGTGGCGATATTTTCAGCGACGAAATCTAA
- the rodA gene encoding rod shape-determining protein RodA — MEEKVPFCLRVWQRLHIDLLLFLGLAAVTGYGMFVLYSASGASETMFQSRIIQVTLGMAVMLLMAQFPPKFYQRLAPYLYLIGLVMLILVDAFGTTSKGAQRWLDLGFIRFQPSEIVKLAVPLMVAVYLGNRPLPPKMSETFIAIAMILVPTLLVAIQPDLGTSILVVASGLFVVFLAGMSWWLILGAVVGLAAFIPIMWMYLMHDYQRTRVLTLLDPEKDPLGAGYHILQSKIAIGSGGMWGKGWMQGTQSQLEFLPEPHTDFIFAVLSEEHGLIGFAILMAIYLFIIVRGLMIAVNAQTSFGRILAGATTLIFFVYLFVNIGMVSGILPVVGVPLPLFSYGGTSYVAIMASFGLVMSIHTHKARFMQGN, encoded by the coding sequence GTGGAAGAAAAAGTACCGTTTTGTCTGCGGGTATGGCAGCGACTGCACATTGATTTACTGCTGTTTCTGGGTTTGGCGGCAGTTACCGGTTACGGCATGTTTGTGTTGTATAGTGCATCCGGTGCTAGCGAGACTATGTTCCAAAGCCGAATTATTCAGGTCACTCTAGGTATGGCGGTGATGTTGCTGATGGCGCAGTTTCCACCAAAGTTTTATCAACGGCTCGCTCCTTATTTGTACTTAATTGGATTGGTGATGCTGATTTTAGTGGATGCTTTTGGGACCACCAGTAAGGGCGCACAGCGCTGGTTGGATTTGGGGTTTATCCGCTTTCAACCGTCAGAAATCGTCAAATTAGCAGTACCTTTAATGGTTGCTGTGTATTTGGGGAATCGTCCATTACCGCCGAAAATGTCGGAAACCTTTATTGCCATTGCAATGATTTTAGTGCCAACTTTGTTAGTGGCTATTCAGCCCGATTTAGGGACATCTATTTTAGTGGTTGCTTCCGGACTATTTGTGGTGTTTTTAGCTGGAATGAGTTGGTGGTTGATTTTAGGTGCAGTAGTTGGTTTAGCCGCATTTATTCCGATTATGTGGATGTATTTGATGCATGACTACCAGCGTACCCGCGTACTGACACTATTGGACCCGGAAAAAGATCCACTGGGTGCTGGCTATCATATTCTACAATCGAAAATTGCCATTGGTTCCGGTGGAATGTGGGGCAAAGGTTGGATGCAGGGAACACAATCACAATTAGAGTTTTTACCTGAACCACATACGGATTTCATCTTTGCTGTTCTTAGTGAAGAACATGGATTGATTGGTTTTGCTATTTTAATGGCGATTTATTTGTTTATTATTGTGCGTGGTCTGATGATTGCGGTAAACGCCCAAACTTCCTTTGGTCGAATTTTGGCAGGTGCGACCACCTTAATCTTTTTCGTTTATCTTTTTGTAAATATTGGCATGGTAAGCGGTATTTTGCCGGTAGTCGGCGTACCTTTGCCGTTATTTAGTTACGGCGGGACCTCTTATGTGGCGATAATGGCCAGTTTCGGATTAGTTATGTCGATTCATACCCATAAAGCCCGTTTTATGCAAGGGAACTAA
- the mrdA gene encoding penicillin-binding protein 2, which translates to MNFKKYFSAPTHEPIRDKKAERNLFARRTLVAFIGILLLSGVLFANLYQLQVVNFDTYQTRSNGNRIKLLPLAPTRGLIYDRYGELLAENLTFFGLYIVPEKTENLSQTLDELRDVVGLTDDDIASFNKERRRGTRYTPIMLKANLSEEQIARFSVNQYKYPSLDVRPYFKRNYLYRDVMTHILGYVGRINDKDVERLKKDDKFANYAGSTDMGKLGIERYYEDQLHGFTGFEEVEINSRGKVIRKLREQPSVAGKSIHLTIDLALQRYITDLLAGQKGAVVVLDPQDSSVLAMVSTPSYDNNLFVDGISGDDYRRLLNDPDRPLYSRATQGVYPPASTVKPFIAVAALTEGIVTPSTTIYDPGYWTLPGSTKRFRDWKKTGHGSIDLNKAITESADTYFYQVAYNMGIDRLDDWMHRFGFGEPTGIEIQEEASANMPSRAWKMKRYKRPWVQGDTISVGIGQGYWTATPLQVAKATAVLVNNGKVNTPHLMKTIEGATIEPYQDPLLYEDIKEPKQSYWDAAKRGMFNVVNSAAGTGRKAFIGANYHVAGKSGTAQVFSLKENQKYNAAGLKKELHDHAWFTAYAPYEAPKLIVTVILENAGGGSSNAAPLVRQIMDFYLNKRLPAIERNAASEKAAANEVSSVGSKSGEGEQ; encoded by the coding sequence GTGAATTTTAAAAAGTATTTCAGCGCACCAACCCATGAACCGATTCGTGACAAAAAAGCGGAACGGAATCTGTTCGCACGTCGAACCTTGGTTGCTTTCATCGGCATTTTATTGCTGAGTGGTGTGTTGTTTGCCAATTTATATCAACTGCAGGTTGTCAATTTTGATACCTACCAAACCCGTTCCAACGGCAACCGTATTAAATTATTACCGCTCGCTCCAACCCGTGGTCTAATCTACGATCGTTACGGTGAGTTGCTGGCGGAAAACCTCACCTTCTTCGGCCTGTATATCGTACCGGAAAAAACCGAAAATCTTAGTCAAACCCTCGATGAATTGCGCGATGTGGTGGGATTAACCGATGACGATATTGCGTCCTTTAATAAGGAGCGTCGACGCGGCACCCGTTACACGCCAATCATGTTAAAAGCCAATTTATCCGAAGAGCAAATAGCCCGTTTCTCGGTAAATCAATATAAATACCCAAGTTTGGATGTGCGTCCCTATTTCAAACGTAATTATCTCTATAGGGATGTGATGACCCATATTTTAGGATATGTGGGACGGATTAATGATAAGGATGTGGAACGTCTAAAAAAAGACGATAAGTTCGCTAATTATGCCGGTTCAACGGATATGGGAAAACTGGGGATTGAACGCTATTATGAAGATCAACTGCATGGTTTCACTGGGTTTGAAGAGGTGGAAATTAATAGCCGTGGTAAGGTGATCCGTAAATTACGTGAGCAACCATCAGTTGCTGGAAAAAGCATTCACCTGACAATTGATTTGGCATTACAACGTTATATTACCGATCTCTTGGCAGGCCAAAAAGGCGCGGTAGTGGTTTTGGATCCGCAGGATTCCAGCGTGTTGGCGATGGTATCGACGCCAAGCTATGATAACAATTTATTTGTTGATGGCATCTCCGGTGATGATTATCGCCGTTTGCTTAATGATCCTGACCGTCCGTTGTACAGTCGTGCCACCCAAGGGGTGTATCCACCGGCCTCAACAGTCAAACCCTTTATTGCGGTTGCTGCATTAACCGAAGGGATCGTTACTCCAAGCACCACTATTTACGATCCCGGTTATTGGACTTTACCAGGGTCAACAAAACGTTTCCGCGACTGGAAAAAAACAGGTCACGGCTCTATCGATTTAAACAAAGCAATTACCGAGTCGGCGGATACTTACTTCTATCAAGTTGCCTATAACATGGGAATTGACCGTTTGGACGATTGGATGCACCGCTTTGGATTTGGTGAGCCAACGGGGATTGAAATTCAAGAGGAAGCATCTGCTAACATGCCAAGTAGGGCATGGAAAATGAAGCGTTATAAAAGACCTTGGGTACAGGGAGATACCATTTCAGTAGGCATCGGCCAAGGGTATTGGACGGCAACTCCATTACAGGTCGCAAAAGCGACCGCGGTGTTGGTAAATAACGGTAAGGTAAATACACCGCATTTAATGAAAACGATTGAAGGCGCAACAATTGAACCTTATCAAGATCCATTATTGTACGAGGATATTAAAGAACCAAAACAATCCTATTGGGATGCAGCGAAACGCGGTATGTTTAATGTGGTAAATTCAGCAGCCGGCACCGGTCGTAAGGCTTTTATCGGAGCGAATTATCATGTGGCAGGAAAATCGGGAACGGCACAGGTTTTCAGCTTAAAAGAAAATCAAAAATATAATGCAGCCGGATTGAAAAAAGAGTTGCATGACCATGCTTGGTTTACCGCTTATGCACCTTATGAAGCGCCTAAATTGATAGTCACCGTGATTCTTGAAAATGCCGGTGGCGGTTCTAGTAATGCCGCGCCATTGGTTCGACAAATAATGGATTTTTATTTAAATAAACGCTTACCGGCAATTGAACGAAACGCTGCAAGCGAAAAGGCGGCTGCTAATGAAGTGTCGTCAGTAGGTAGCAAAAGCGGGGAAGGGGAACAATAG
- a CDS encoding putative transporter, whose protein sequence is MSDTAITIGLLALVAIIGLWIGHWKIKGVGLGIGGVLFGGIIVSHFTNQYGIVLDQHTLHFIQEFGLILFVYTIGIQVGPGFFASLRKSGLKLNGFAILIVLLGSLATAAVYFVSGIPLDVALGIYSGAVTNTPSLGAGQQILSELGVTGTTASMGMAYAMAYPFGICGILLTMWLIRLFFKVKIDEEAERFHQENHSEKDTLHELSVKVTNQNLNGLTLVQIPGFGDEDVVCSRLKRGDDVIVPKADSEILAGDILLLVGDQQALHKMQLIIGEEMALPVVKVGGEIRSERVVVTNEKVLGKRIRNLGIHQKYGVVISRLNRAGVELVPSANTSLQFGDVLHMVGRTDVLNKAISVIGNAQQKLLQVQMLPVFIGIGLGVLFGSIPFYIPGFPVALRLGLAGGPLVVALILARIGSIGKLYWFMPPSANLALREIGIVLFLSVVGIKSGGAFVDTLVNGAGLEWMGYGIFITLMPLLVVGIIARWRARMNYLTICGLLAGAMTDPPALAFANELKEDSGAAALSYATVYPLVMFLRIISPQLLAILLWVV, encoded by the coding sequence ATGAGTGATACGGCTATAACCATAGGCCTGTTGGCGTTGGTCGCCATCATAGGTCTATGGATCGGTCATTGGAAGATTAAGGGGGTCGGTCTCGGTATCGGAGGCGTGTTATTTGGCGGGATTATCGTCAGCCATTTTACCAATCAATACGGCATTGTATTGGATCAGCATACCTTACACTTTATTCAGGAGTTTGGGCTGATCTTATTTGTGTATACCATAGGGATTCAGGTAGGTCCGGGGTTCTTTGCCTCGTTGCGTAAATCCGGGCTAAAACTCAATGGCTTCGCGATTTTGATCGTTTTATTAGGTTCGCTTGCTACCGCAGCCGTTTATTTTGTGTCGGGCATCCCGTTAGATGTTGCCTTGGGGATTTATTCCGGTGCGGTGACAAATACGCCATCTTTAGGGGCTGGGCAACAGATTCTGAGTGAATTGGGAGTTACCGGTACGACAGCAAGCATGGGGATGGCCTATGCAATGGCTTACCCATTTGGGATCTGCGGTATTTTGCTCACCATGTGGTTAATTCGACTCTTTTTTAAAGTGAAAATTGATGAGGAAGCAGAGCGTTTTCATCAAGAAAATCACAGTGAAAAGGACACTTTGCATGAGCTTTCAGTGAAAGTAACCAACCAAAACCTAAATGGCTTAACCTTGGTGCAAATTCCTGGCTTTGGTGATGAAGATGTGGTGTGTTCCCGTTTAAAACGTGGCGATGATGTGATTGTGCCAAAGGCAGATAGTGAAATTTTAGCGGGTGATATCCTCCTGTTGGTCGGCGATCAGCAGGCATTGCATAAAATGCAACTGATCATTGGTGAGGAAATGGCTCTACCGGTAGTTAAAGTTGGTGGCGAAATTCGTTCTGAGCGAGTTGTTGTAACTAATGAAAAAGTATTGGGTAAACGTATTCGCAATTTAGGCATCCATCAAAAATACGGCGTGGTTATTTCCCGCTTAAACCGTGCAGGGGTGGAATTGGTTCCGTCCGCTAATACCAGCTTACAATTTGGTGACGTATTGCATATGGTTGGACGTACCGATGTGTTGAATAAAGCAATTTCGGTGATTGGTAATGCACAACAAAAATTATTGCAGGTGCAAATGTTGCCGGTATTTATCGGAATAGGTCTAGGAGTACTGTTTGGTTCGATACCTTTCTATATTCCAGGATTTCCTGTGGCATTACGTCTAGGGTTAGCGGGAGGACCTTTGGTCGTCGCTCTCATTTTGGCTCGTATCGGTAGCATCGGGAAACTCTATTGGTTTATGCCTCCATCTGCTAACTTGGCGTTACGGGAAATCGGGATCGTATTGTTCTTGTCGGTTGTTGGGATAAAATCCGGCGGCGCGTTTGTTGATACCTTAGTTAACGGTGCCGGTTTGGAATGGATGGGCTATGGTATTTTCATTACGCTGATGCCATTATTGGTGGTTGGTATAATTGCTAGATGGCGCGCTAGAATGAATTATTTAACAATATGTGGTCTGCTCGCCGGGGCAATGACGGATCCGCCAGCATTGGCTTTTGCTAATGAGTTAAAAGAAGATAGCGGTGCAGCGGCCTTATCCTATGCAACGGTGTATCCGTTAGTCATGTTTTTGCGGATTATTTCTCCGCAGCTATTGGCGATTCTATTGTGGGTGGTGTAG
- a CDS encoding septal ring lytic transglycosylase RlpA family protein: MNMLKHLKKSGALFALLIAATAVQANETHQMYGIRGDNLTLTTSIANPQSYNVNGKIYTTQGEESKSYSKEGTASYYHSKFNGRRTASGDRYNSSEFTAAHKTLPLGSYAVVTNLDNNRKVIVRINDRGPFSHKRLIDLSGAAAREIGLISSGTGQVRIEALHVDRRGKISGAGTKTLAKHAKTQEAAERLVTNEKKNPQLNSDSTKNQKNLYALKVINLSSKSQAEQLITQLDLDGIKSNVSANGGRYDIHLGPLNDQADVQQLKRQLQKIGNDKPLIVYTYNTNSQ, from the coding sequence ATGAATATGCTAAAACATTTGAAAAAAAGCGGCGCTTTGTTTGCCCTATTAATTGCTGCAACAGCAGTACAGGCCAATGAAACCCACCAGATGTACGGTATTCGTGGCGATAATTTGACGCTCACTACTTCTATTGCCAATCCGCAAAGTTACAACGTGAACGGAAAGATTTATACGACCCAAGGAGAAGAGTCGAAATCCTATAGTAAAGAAGGTACGGCTAGCTATTATCATTCTAAATTTAATGGTCGCCGCACGGCCAGCGGAGATCGCTACAATTCAAGCGAATTTACCGCGGCTCATAAAACATTACCACTAGGCTCTTATGCCGTGGTAACTAACTTGGATAATAATCGCAAGGTCATCGTGCGGATTAATGATCGTGGCCCCTTCAGCCATAAACGCTTGATTGATTTATCCGGTGCGGCTGCTCGAGAGATTGGATTAATTTCTAGTGGAACTGGACAGGTTCGAATTGAAGCCTTACATGTGGATCGCCGCGGTAAGATTTCCGGAGCCGGCACCAAAACCTTAGCCAAACATGCTAAAACGCAAGAAGCGGCAGAACGTTTAGTGACTAACGAAAAAAAAAATCCGCAGCTAAACAGCGACAGCACAAAAAATCAAAAAAATCTTTACGCACTAAAAGTCATCAATCTCAGCTCAAAAAGTCAGGCCGAACAACTCATCACCCAGCTGGATCTCGACGGCATAAAAAGCAACGTTAGTGCTAATGGTGGTCGTTATGATATCCATTTAGGCCCGCTTAATGATCAAGCTGATGTACAACAATTAAAACGTCAATTACAAAAAATCGGCAACGACAAGCCATTAATCGTTTATACTTACAACACTAATTCACAATAG
- a CDS encoding ABC transporter ATP-binding protein/permease — protein sequence MDYAQIAIDSFWWIAQTLALTAIFFSLGIFLLVQCTHWGKQFWMFAGGYLSPKRSIKPLLFFLLIVAMTLVSVRISLVHSEWYKNMYTSLQDFNQPVFWQQMGLFCVIATCAVTTALISYYLEQRFSIDWIEWLNDQMVDKWIDNRAYYKTQYVSANFDNPDQRIQQDVQSYVKTTLSLATGVIDAVTSMISYTILLWGLAGPMLVLGHEIPRMMVFLVFAYVLLTTVIAFRLGRPLIMLNFANERLNANYRYSLIRIKEYAESIAFYAGEKVEKNQLYKQFRAVIGNMWDIVFRTLKFSGFNLVVSQISVVFPLLIQVGRYFEKQIKLGDLMQTLQVFGKLHANLSFFRNTYDNFAGYKATLDRLTGFSYAIDMANRQSSTVLHDSPSSIVFKDLCIKNPFGKTLIKDLHLTIDSGDRVLIQGPSGAGKTTLLRTIAGLWSFSEGEIYCPQDSQLFLSQKPYLPQGNLLTALAYPNAPDSIEVAQACDVLSKVQLGHLIERLEQEQDWTRILSLGEQQRLAFARLLLQKPRVAFLDEASASMDEGLEFAMYQLLQSELPNTTIISVGHRSTLQQLHHHQLHILGDGHWQWLATENAVRH from the coding sequence ATGGATTACGCACAAATTGCTATCGATTCCTTCTGGTGGATAGCACAAACCCTGGCTTTGACGGCCATTTTCTTCAGCTTGGGAATTTTTCTATTGGTTCAATGTACCCATTGGGGAAAACAATTCTGGATGTTTGCCGGTGGCTATCTATCCCCTAAGCGTTCGATCAAACCTTTGCTTTTCTTTTTACTGATTGTTGCCATGACCCTAGTCAGCGTACGCATCAGCTTAGTCCATTCCGAATGGTATAAAAACATGTACACCTCGCTACAGGACTTCAACCAACCGGTGTTTTGGCAACAAATGGGGTTATTCTGTGTAATCGCCACCTGTGCAGTGACCACCGCCCTCATTAGCTATTATTTGGAACAGCGTTTTTCCATCGATTGGATCGAATGGCTGAATGATCAAATGGTCGACAAATGGATCGACAATCGTGCCTACTACAAAACCCAGTACGTTTCAGCCAATTTTGATAACCCCGACCAACGTATTCAACAAGACGTACAATCCTACGTCAAAACCACATTATCCCTTGCAACCGGTGTTATCGATGCGGTTACATCAATGATCTCCTACACAATTTTATTATGGGGCTTGGCCGGTCCGATGTTGGTACTGGGGCATGAAATTCCACGTATGATGGTCTTCTTAGTGTTCGCTTACGTATTGCTCACCACGGTTATTGCGTTTCGTTTAGGACGTCCATTAATTATGCTCAACTTTGCAAACGAACGACTCAACGCGAACTACCGTTATTCCTTAATCCGCATTAAAGAATATGCTGAAAGCATCGCTTTCTATGCCGGTGAAAAAGTAGAAAAAAATCAACTTTACAAACAATTTCGCGCCGTCATCGGCAATATGTGGGATATCGTGTTTCGAACCCTAAAATTCTCCGGATTCAACCTCGTGGTAAGCCAAATCTCCGTGGTTTTCCCACTCTTGATTCAAGTCGGACGTTATTTTGAAAAACAAATCAAACTGGGCGATTTAATGCAAACCCTGCAGGTGTTTGGTAAGTTACATGCCAATTTATCCTTTTTCCGTAACACCTACGACAATTTTGCCGGCTATAAAGCCACCCTTGACCGATTAACCGGATTCAGCTACGCCATCGACATGGCTAACCGTCAATCCAGCACGGTGCTACATGATAGCCCAAGCTCAATCGTGTTTAAGGATCTCTGCATCAAAAACCCATTCGGCAAAACCTTAATCAAAGACCTTCACTTAACCATTGATAGTGGTGATCGTGTATTGATTCAAGGGCCGTCCGGTGCAGGAAAAACTACCCTATTGCGTACGATTGCCGGGCTTTGGTCCTTCTCTGAAGGGGAAATTTACTGTCCGCAAGACAGCCAATTATTCCTCTCACAAAAACCGTATTTACCACAGGGCAACTTGCTTACGGCGCTAGCCTATCCAAATGCACCGGATAGCATCGAAGTCGCCCAAGCCTGTGATGTATTGTCCAAAGTGCAATTGGGGCACTTAATTGAGCGGCTTGAACAGGAACAGGATTGGACGCGTATTCTGTCCCTTGGCGAACAACAACGTTTGGCTTTTGCCCGCTTGTTGTTACAAAAACCACGTGTAGCCTTCTTGGATGAAGCCAGTGCTAGCATGGATGAAGGATTGGAATTTGCGATGTATCAATTACTGCAAAGCGAGTTGCCAAATACCACCATTATCAGTGTCGGCCATCGTTCCACATTACAACAGTTGCACCACCATCAATTGCACATCTTGGGGGATGGCCATTGGCAATGGCTGGCTACGGAAAATGCTGTTCGACATTAG
- the rsfS gene encoding ribosome silencing factor, with protein sequence MSLVQFLTETLDGLKGTDIVHFNVKGKSSITDDMIICTGASSRQVSAMADNLIAECKKAGIETFGEEGKNTADWIVVDLGQAIVHIMQRDARELYQLEKLWA encoded by the coding sequence ATGTCGCTGGTTCAATTTTTAACGGAGACCCTCGATGGTCTGAAAGGCACCGATATTGTGCATTTCAATGTAAAAGGTAAATCCTCGATTACCGACGATATGATTATTTGTACGGGGGCATCCAGTCGCCAGGTCTCAGCAATGGCAGATAATTTAATCGCTGAATGTAAAAAAGCAGGAATCGAAACCTTTGGCGAAGAAGGTAAAAATACCGCTGACTGGATTGTTGTCGATTTAGGGCAAGCTATCGTGCATATTATGCAACGGGATGCTCGCGAACTATATCAGCTTGAAAAACTTTGGGCGTAA